From the genome of Ammoniphilus sp. CFH 90114, one region includes:
- a CDS encoding AAA family ATPase gives MIITSVHIYGFGKYQDFTAEFGHGLNLVEGSNEAGKSTLLAFVRAILFGFESRRTPEDRYEPLEGGKFGGIVTLRDSMDQEYQIERIGNKKAQGTVRVILPSGEEKGEEWLGKLLGGTTPSFYSNIYSFGLTELSLLGNLNQEDVAHFLYNSGTGVSLQQWEKSWIEEAEKLFKPRGTQPLVNQLLVQVEELDGQIRHLQAENDAYNTIHQELDFLNGEIEQLQSRDRELKLQCKRWEKLKQLYPLWQDVLLMEARLREFPDTSTFPEQGIARLDQLDREILSHELDIEEDNQKLAELQDKIARFTIDDRILSLKEEIEHLFMQSTRWEQKNDQLLALSVERDHLYQAIENFLSQLGPDWSWSRLREFDTTISRREMLREQRLIFQAFSTDHKTLKHLKAEREEELLDVKREYDKMIKEEPTISEGPELDRVEQDYNRFQALYHTVQNDQSRLEWMKKEWERERSQRRANTKATLQWKFISILTLFLAFALSTGWYFWFRDAWWLVIPVIVSFLLSIIYGYRAGSLRTSKSDHTYANAIEDLTEQIKAKQSELMTLSMNSFHGERSLDAIAQYIQQLRQSHRVHYRAKEKKSILGDKLQQLHKEIDKLDRKLQELSTEYDLEQGNWIETLRELGLPTGLSPEGVLEVLSVTEKAKDKLQKYDEIDYKCRVLDNGLHDFTSRVDELCSQVDILLHSEQSWTKMKVLHRLAMENEEAYREAERMRSDWKERKEGLEKKERLCAKLKAECVELLKRTGANDREHFRQLSTVYLERKKREEERSVMTHALYSSASQEIIDMLPLYSREEVEARVEQLAEELEQLHIELQESLDRRGQWKNKISRLESGQNLSALYQQREETLYELGLASKQWTVYRMAYLLLKRTRESYESKRQPGVLKRATEYFYNLTGGRYTRVYSPVGEQKIYVERHDGMRLEPGYLSRGTKEQLFLSLRFSLIEECAGPEPLPIILDDIFVNFDGGRTQLAIECLLEVSKHQQVLFFTCHSHVANQLRERVPCLNEINLRQRANNL, from the coding sequence ATGATCATAACTTCTGTTCATATCTATGGGTTTGGGAAGTATCAAGACTTCACTGCGGAATTTGGACATGGTTTAAACTTAGTTGAGGGCAGCAACGAGGCTGGGAAGAGCACTCTTCTCGCTTTTGTGCGGGCCATATTATTTGGGTTTGAGAGCAGAAGAACTCCTGAAGATCGTTATGAACCGCTAGAAGGAGGAAAGTTTGGCGGAATCGTCACACTTCGTGACTCCATGGATCAAGAATACCAAATCGAACGAATTGGGAATAAGAAGGCTCAGGGAACGGTCAGAGTCATTCTTCCAAGCGGTGAAGAGAAGGGGGAAGAATGGTTAGGAAAATTACTAGGAGGAACTACTCCTTCCTTTTACTCTAACATCTATTCCTTCGGTTTAACTGAGTTGTCTCTACTGGGTAACCTGAATCAAGAGGATGTGGCCCATTTTCTTTATAATTCTGGCACGGGTGTTTCTTTACAGCAATGGGAGAAATCATGGATAGAGGAAGCAGAGAAATTATTTAAACCGAGAGGAACTCAGCCCCTCGTCAACCAGCTTCTTGTTCAAGTCGAAGAGCTTGATGGCCAAATTAGACACCTTCAAGCAGAGAATGACGCATATAATACGATCCATCAAGAGCTCGATTTTCTTAATGGAGAAATAGAACAACTCCAATCGCGGGATCGTGAGTTGAAGCTTCAATGTAAGCGATGGGAGAAATTAAAACAACTCTATCCCTTGTGGCAAGACGTCTTACTAATGGAGGCCCGACTCAGAGAGTTTCCAGACACTTCTACCTTTCCCGAACAAGGTATCGCACGTTTAGATCAACTTGATAGGGAGATATTGTCTCATGAATTGGACATAGAAGAGGATAATCAGAAGTTGGCAGAACTACAAGACAAGATTGCTCGCTTCACCATCGATGATCGGATTCTATCATTGAAGGAGGAGATCGAACACCTCTTTATGCAGTCGACTCGATGGGAGCAGAAGAACGATCAATTATTGGCTTTATCCGTAGAGCGGGATCACCTCTATCAAGCTATTGAGAACTTCTTATCCCAGCTTGGGCCGGATTGGAGTTGGAGTAGATTAAGAGAATTTGATACGACCATCAGCCGCAGAGAAATGTTAAGAGAACAACGTCTGATCTTTCAAGCCTTCTCTACCGATCATAAAACCTTAAAGCATCTAAAGGCAGAAAGAGAAGAAGAGCTGTTAGATGTAAAGCGCGAGTACGACAAAATGATCAAAGAAGAACCTACGATATCAGAGGGGCCTGAACTGGATCGTGTGGAGCAGGATTATAATCGTTTCCAAGCCCTATATCATACGGTACAGAATGACCAGAGTCGCTTAGAATGGATGAAGAAAGAGTGGGAACGAGAGCGAAGTCAGAGGCGTGCAAATACGAAGGCCACTTTACAGTGGAAATTCATCTCCATCCTTACTTTGTTCCTTGCCTTCGCTTTAAGTACGGGATGGTACTTCTGGTTTCGTGATGCATGGTGGTTGGTTATTCCAGTGATTGTAAGCTTTTTGCTCTCCATCATCTATGGCTACCGTGCAGGAAGTCTTCGGACAAGTAAGAGTGATCATACCTATGCGAATGCGATAGAAGATTTAACAGAGCAGATCAAAGCGAAACAGTCGGAACTGATGACCCTCTCGATGAACTCATTTCATGGAGAACGATCCTTAGATGCAATTGCTCAGTATATTCAACAGTTAAGACAGAGCCACCGCGTCCACTACCGTGCAAAGGAAAAAAAGTCCATACTGGGAGATAAATTGCAGCAGTTACATAAAGAAATAGATAAGTTAGATAGGAAATTACAAGAGCTTTCTACTGAATACGACCTAGAGCAAGGAAACTGGATAGAAACCTTAAGAGAGTTAGGGCTCCCAACAGGCTTAAGTCCGGAAGGGGTCCTTGAAGTTCTAAGTGTTACGGAAAAGGCAAAAGATAAACTGCAAAAGTATGATGAAATTGATTATAAGTGCCGTGTATTGGATAACGGGCTTCATGATTTTACAAGTAGAGTCGACGAGTTGTGCTCACAGGTAGATATTCTTTTACATTCAGAGCAATCATGGACGAAGATGAAGGTCCTCCACAGATTAGCAATGGAGAATGAAGAAGCCTATAGAGAAGCTGAACGGATGAGAAGTGATTGGAAGGAAAGAAAAGAAGGCCTCGAAAAAAAGGAACGGCTGTGTGCAAAGTTGAAAGCAGAGTGTGTTGAATTACTGAAACGTACAGGGGCTAATGACAGGGAACATTTTAGACAACTTTCTACTGTTTATCTTGAACGCAAGAAGCGTGAAGAAGAAAGATCCGTGATGACGCATGCTCTGTACTCTTCAGCAAGCCAGGAAATCATAGACATGCTTCCTCTCTATAGCAGAGAGGAAGTGGAGGCACGAGTAGAACAATTGGCGGAGGAGCTAGAACAACTTCATATCGAACTTCAGGAGTCCCTAGACCGACGAGGTCAATGGAAAAATAAGATTAGTCGCTTAGAATCGGGTCAGAACCTATCCGCTTTGTACCAACAGCGTGAGGAGACTCTATATGAACTAGGTCTTGCGTCTAAGCAATGGACGGTCTATCGGATGGCTTATTTATTACTCAAGCGAACGAGAGAATCGTACGAATCAAAGAGACAACCGGGAGTTCTAAAGAGGGCCACTGAATATTTTTACAATCTGACCGGAGGAAGATATACGAGAGTCTATTCCCCTGTTGGTGAACAAAAGATTTATGTGGAGAGACATGACGGGATGCGACTTGAGCCAGGGTATTTAAGTAGAGGGACAAAGGAACAGCTCTTTCTAAGTTTAAGGTTTTCTCTCATCGAGGAGTGTGCCGGTCCTGAACCTTTACCTATCATCTTAGATGATATATTCGTTAATTTTGATGGGGGTCGCACTCAATTAGCCATAGAGTGCCTACTTGAAGTCAGTAAGCATCAGCAAGTGCTCTTCTTCACCTGCCATTCCCATGTAGCTAATCAGCTTAGAGAAAGAGTTCCATGTTTGAACGAGATAAACTTAAGACAGAGAGCGAATAACTTATAG
- a CDS encoding metallophosphoesterase family protein gives MIRLLYITDTHIRGTSPANRLDHFPDTLKTKLNEAVDYANQVDVDAVLHGGDVFDVPSPSPSVVGEFLSIFTKLKAPLYGIIGNHDVFAHNPQTLDRTMLGLANRLGIIRIIHPGERVYLEKDGTKVQLTGQHFHVDLDRRDPTLDYCVTKENADVAIHMVHGMLMDRKFIDGVAHTVIDQIVGTEADLTLCGHNHLGFRDTEKDGKFFLNPGGFVRLSNHPAEMARRPQMVLIQIEDGKLTYRKIPLRSAPKGEEILDRSKGEEAIYREQKLNAIVDEIKQAGDFQYANIHDIIEQIASREGISTSVRELVMDQIAKAQERLEVDEE, from the coding sequence TTGATACGGCTACTATATATAACTGATACCCATATTCGTGGAACGTCCCCCGCCAACCGTTTAGACCATTTCCCAGACACTCTAAAGACTAAACTAAATGAGGCCGTGGACTATGCCAATCAAGTGGATGTCGATGCTGTATTGCATGGTGGTGACGTGTTTGATGTGCCATCACCGTCTCCATCTGTAGTAGGGGAATTTCTATCTATTTTTACCAAATTAAAGGCGCCATTGTACGGCATTATTGGAAACCATGATGTGTTCGCCCATAACCCGCAGACACTAGATCGAACCATGTTGGGTCTTGCGAATAGGCTCGGGATTATCCGCATCATTCATCCAGGGGAAAGGGTTTATTTAGAGAAGGACGGGACTAAAGTACAACTTACGGGGCAGCACTTCCATGTCGATTTAGATCGTCGTGATCCGACATTAGATTACTGCGTTACAAAGGAAAATGCCGATGTCGCCATTCATATGGTGCATGGTATGCTTATGGATCGAAAGTTTATCGATGGAGTGGCTCATACTGTGATCGATCAGATTGTGGGAACAGAAGCGGATCTAACCCTTTGTGGCCATAATCATTTAGGATTCCGGGATACAGAAAAGGACGGGAAGTTCTTCCTTAATCCCGGCGGATTCGTTCGGTTAAGCAATCACCCAGCAGAGATGGCACGCAGACCTCAGATGGTACTCATTCAAATTGAAGATGGCAAGCTAACCTATAGGAAAATTCCTCTTCGCAGTGCTCCGAAGGGAGAGGAGATTCTTGACCGCAGTAAAGGTGAAGAAGCCATCTACCGAGAGCAGAAATTAAATGCTATTGTGGACGAAATTAAGCAAGCTGGTGACTTCCAATATGCCAATATCCACGACATTATCGAACAGATCGCATCACGGGAAGGCATAAGTACATCTGTTCGCGAACTCGTTATGGATCAAATTGCGAAGGCACAGGAACGGCTGGAGGTGGATGAAGAGTGA
- a CDS encoding ATP-binding protein produces the protein MEDYSQLREKATRFRQIYERRRGQQEHLIEEKRQWQEKVEHLHAEIEDYTKARYLLQEAAAFAREQARQNIEAWVTGALQFVFSTDDIAFRVILSEKNNRPDAEFYVVSNYDGVLVETKPQDARGGGVVDIVSLALRIALMESGKQQTDGPLMLDEPGKHVSEEYGMMLAQFLKGVTQKTKRQVLLVTHNHYLAESGDRSYQVVLQQGISSVTERDRGQMY, from the coding sequence ATGGAGGATTACTCCCAGTTAAGAGAGAAGGCTACTCGATTTCGCCAGATTTATGAAAGGCGAAGAGGCCAACAGGAGCACTTAATTGAAGAGAAGAGGCAATGGCAGGAAAAGGTCGAACATCTCCACGCAGAGATTGAAGATTATACGAAAGCCCGCTATTTACTACAAGAAGCAGCAGCATTTGCCAGGGAGCAAGCGAGGCAAAATATTGAGGCTTGGGTTACAGGGGCTTTGCAGTTTGTTTTTAGTACGGACGATATAGCTTTTCGTGTCATCCTTTCCGAAAAGAATAACCGGCCGGATGCAGAGTTCTATGTGGTTTCCAATTATGATGGAGTATTGGTTGAGACTAAGCCACAGGATGCGCGTGGAGGCGGTGTTGTGGATATTGTCTCCCTAGCCTTACGGATTGCGTTGATGGAGTCAGGGAAGCAACAGACTGACGGTCCATTAATGTTGGATGAACCGGGTAAGCACGTCTCTGAGGAATATGGAATGATGCTTGCTCAGTTCCTCAAGGGTGTTACTCAGAAAACCAAGCGTCAGGTGCTCCTTGTGACACACAACCACTATTTAGCAGAGTCAGGCGACCGTTCATATCAGGTGGTCTTACAACAAGGGATAAGCTCCGTAACGGAGAGAGATCGTGGACAGATGTATTAA
- a CDS encoding AAA family ATPase, with protein sequence MKWIQRVIIDDFQSHRTTELAFVQGFNVIVGPSDQGKTAIIRAIRWVLYNEPKGSDFIRVGSNRTKVTLIMNDGTIVSRERTSSRNRYSVAVPGLEEQIYEGFGHGVPEEVMNATGVRPVKIDESTQVNINIGMQLDAPFLLDSNGAIKAKAIGRINGVHILDYAHKTTSSELNSKQIEERRLLAEIEKREEQLKQFDDLDQWEKSLTSLERGLQQAEELERRIEWFKQKLLERKELDKKLRTAEEFINRLAPLDMAGEYWKSAEKAINHREKLLSFHKQLHETRFSLQAAEEWIRRTSSLEMAGGLLVQAISVLERGQAVERLQNTKRELNQERDLMNQIVHQTVSISQAEIGIRKLQDVLEKEQLLISFATKANEYQEVDRKIQLVLSKTKGLDQAQQLWEEWQEASRNYQILKGFVQKRGEWTTQLQLVAHYTQETEALPVADQQLQKVLELGKQLEVLRDAHYRSLAMVKEKRKLDAEIEEADMYLEAHAKQYYEQLKHLGRCPICLGEIEHHTVERIVAEIS encoded by the coding sequence GTGAAATGGATTCAGCGTGTGATTATCGATGATTTTCAATCCCATCGAACAACCGAACTTGCTTTTGTCCAAGGGTTTAATGTTATTGTAGGTCCGAGTGACCAAGGGAAAACAGCCATTATACGGGCTATTCGTTGGGTGTTGTATAACGAGCCCAAAGGGTCGGATTTTATAAGAGTTGGCTCCAATCGAACCAAAGTAACCTTAATTATGAACGATGGAACGATAGTTAGCCGTGAACGTACTTCCTCACGTAATCGATATTCTGTAGCTGTTCCGGGATTAGAGGAGCAGATCTATGAAGGATTCGGACATGGAGTACCTGAAGAAGTGATGAATGCAACAGGCGTTCGTCCTGTGAAAATAGATGAGTCCACTCAAGTTAATATCAACATAGGGATGCAATTGGATGCTCCTTTTCTATTAGACAGTAATGGAGCGATTAAGGCAAAAGCGATAGGACGCATCAATGGTGTGCATATATTGGATTATGCTCATAAGACAACTAGTAGTGAATTAAACAGCAAACAAATTGAAGAGCGACGACTTCTTGCCGAGATTGAGAAGCGCGAGGAACAGTTAAAGCAATTCGATGATCTAGACCAATGGGAAAAATCTCTGACTTCTTTAGAAAGAGGTTTACAGCAAGCTGAGGAATTAGAGCGCAGGATCGAGTGGTTCAAGCAGAAGCTCTTAGAGCGCAAAGAGCTGGATAAGAAGCTTAGAACGGCAGAGGAATTCATTAACCGATTAGCTCCTCTTGATATGGCGGGAGAGTATTGGAAGAGTGCGGAAAAGGCTATAAATCATAGGGAGAAGCTCTTATCTTTCCATAAGCAATTACACGAGACTAGATTCTCCCTTCAAGCAGCGGAAGAATGGATTAGAAGGACGTCTTCCTTAGAAATGGCAGGTGGACTGCTCGTACAAGCAATTAGTGTACTTGAACGTGGACAAGCTGTAGAAAGACTGCAAAACACAAAACGAGAGCTGAATCAGGAAAGAGATCTAATGAATCAGATCGTCCATCAGACCGTTTCGATTTCCCAAGCAGAAATCGGAATCCGAAAACTACAGGATGTACTCGAGAAGGAACAGCTACTAATATCCTTTGCAACGAAGGCCAACGAATATCAGGAAGTAGACAGGAAGATTCAACTCGTCCTGTCTAAAACAAAAGGGTTAGATCAAGCACAACAATTATGGGAGGAATGGCAAGAAGCTAGTCGAAACTACCAAATACTTAAGGGATTTGTTCAGAAAAGAGGAGAATGGACAACCCAGCTTCAGCTTGTGGCCCATTATACGCAAGAGACAGAAGCACTACCGGTTGCAGACCAGCAATTACAGAAAGTACTGGAGCTAGGAAAACAGCTTGAGGTTCTGAGAGATGCACATTATCGTAGTCTTGCAATGGTGAAGGAAAAGCGAAAGCTTGATGCCGAAATTGAGGAAGCAGACATGTATCTTGAGGCTCATGCCAAGCAATATTATGAACAATTAAAACATCTTGGACGATGTCCGATATGTTTGGGAGAAATTGAACATCACACCGTTGAACGAATTGTAGCCGAGATTAGCTAA
- a CDS encoding cold-inducible protein YdjO-related protein codes for MFFNRKKEPDPIEEVETEIWKCMVDTCSGWARKEFSFSDEPQCPFCEGEMMSEIRMLPVLFDRMPNQ; via the coding sequence GTGTTCTTTAATCGCAAAAAGGAACCTGATCCTATAGAAGAAGTGGAAACGGAAATTTGGAAATGTATGGTCGATACATGTTCAGGTTGGGCTAGAAAAGAATTCTCTTTCTCTGATGAACCCCAGTGTCCATTCTGTGAAGGGGAAATGATGAGCGAAATAAGGATGTTACCTGTACTCTTCGATCGGATGCCCAATCAATAA
- a CDS encoding DNA repair exonuclease codes for MDIRFIHAADLHLDTPFVGLSQLPPRIREQIQESTFQAYQRLIQLCIDEQVDFLLLAGDIYNSADRSLRAQLRFKEGLERLASCGISSYIIHGNHDPLDGYRARLTWPEQVHFFSGEEVESIPYRKNGRELARIYGISYPTHHVMDNLAIRFQREEHNSYAIGLLHSNVGGDTAHDNYAPCSMADLQRSGMDYWALGHIHVGQILRKDKPVIIYPGNLQGRSFKETGEKGCYLVEVDSVGKTSLSFRGLDVVRWFDSQMDLTICQTEQDLLDHLDREMDNWKQLVKGRSVIGRLRLKITEELAAILRKHNITHDLLDRYREIDTPFFWLQAIHVQVSSVLLEEDPFLLEMQTWVHRLKEEPQLLQELLQEASSPLRHEHRLGRKWVTWFGEGDRDWNWNEELERLLGHREKGEWKS; via the coding sequence ATGGACATTCGATTTATACATGCGGCAGATCTTCATCTAGACACTCCGTTCGTCGGTTTAAGCCAATTGCCTCCGCGTATTCGAGAACAAATACAAGAATCCACCTTTCAAGCTTACCAGCGCCTTATTCAATTATGTATAGATGAACAAGTCGATTTTTTATTACTAGCTGGCGATATTTACAACTCGGCAGATCGTAGTCTACGTGCACAGCTTCGTTTTAAGGAAGGATTAGAGAGGCTAGCTTCCTGTGGGATATCTAGCTATATCATTCATGGGAATCATGATCCTCTGGATGGTTATCGGGCGCGATTGACATGGCCAGAGCAGGTTCATTTCTTCTCAGGGGAGGAAGTGGAGTCCATACCATATAGAAAGAACGGTCGTGAGCTTGCAAGAATTTATGGAATAAGTTATCCAACTCATCACGTGATGGATAATCTCGCCATTCGTTTTCAGCGAGAAGAACATAATTCTTACGCCATTGGTCTCCTTCATTCCAATGTAGGAGGAGACACAGCACATGACAACTATGCGCCGTGCAGTATGGCTGACCTGCAGAGAAGCGGAATGGATTATTGGGCGCTAGGTCATATCCATGTTGGTCAGATCCTGAGGAAGGACAAGCCGGTTATTATCTATCCTGGCAACCTGCAGGGAAGAAGTTTTAAGGAAACAGGGGAGAAAGGGTGCTACCTCGTTGAGGTTGATTCCGTAGGAAAGACCTCCCTATCGTTTCGGGGACTAGACGTGGTGCGATGGTTTGATTCTCAGATGGATCTTACCATCTGCCAAACGGAACAAGACCTCTTAGATCACTTAGACAGAGAGATGGACAATTGGAAGCAGTTGGTGAAAGGGAGATCAGTGATTGGTCGTCTTCGACTGAAGATCACGGAGGAACTTGCTGCTATACTAAGGAAACATAACATAACCCATGATTTGTTAGATCGTTATCGTGAGATCGATACTCCATTTTTTTGGCTTCAAGCTATTCATGTCCAGGTTTCATCGGTATTACTTGAAGAAGACCCTTTCTTACTAGAGATGCAGACATGGGTGCATCGTTTGAAGGAAGAACCTCAACTTTTGCAAGAGTTGCTTCAGGAAGCGAGTTCTCCACTACGTCATGAACACCGACTTGGAAGGAAATGGGTTACGTGGTTCGGAGAAGGGGATAGGGATTGGAATTGGAATGAAGAACTTGAGAGGCTCTTGGGCCATAGAGAGAAGGGAGAATGGAAGTCATGA
- a CDS encoding ATP-binding protein → MIHIVGITTPQEVYAASKERPFHLNEILIIEDHRLGSPKGEVISTQSYNRFIPLEMDSGMKLDQAFLSSLEEAGYSIQDDVIHVAKIRLLDTVSTPVSTGSIVRVPDFSEVEKLLVRKYPSEGLALGVIVGTEEIGKRLPAELTGVAPLYDARVGVMGQVGVPFVFDYRAMNEYPHIGIFGGSGSGKSFGMRVLLEEIIKKKVPTIIFDPHFELSFDVPFEGLPAGFEEDFRKRTAQYTLGKDVGIDFTELHAQDVVSLLNSLGSFLSPLQENVVETLHRKNMTFERFRDIVYNLKTAMEEEKSLQTSDERGRELSRLLNSVKDKITHIGPVDAVLSRLNMLDLTGLVRGDARQVEADMLSRKLVTIRGPIKQLRLFAAYLTRSYYQKRREYKDALQQGRNPLVKFPPFIVVCDEAHNFAPSGGDERSPTKDIIKEIAQEGRKYGVFLVLATQRPATLDSTVKAQLATKFVFKTNNSNDIETIKEETDLSPEETRRLPYLPSGTAFISSSLTGRSILVRIRVSKTRSPHMLNPFDELDNEFKGEQDRLWEKIVNSKLLPCGAGNIDVAEWQTKLGMPLTRDRIVTMLEDLVDEGKIQKERGIFGTEYSLV, encoded by the coding sequence ATGATCCATATCGTAGGGATTACCACACCACAGGAGGTCTATGCTGCATCGAAGGAACGACCTTTTCATCTAAACGAAATATTGATTATTGAAGATCACCGTCTGGGTTCTCCGAAGGGAGAAGTGATCTCGACTCAGTCTTATAATCGCTTTATTCCCCTTGAGATGGACAGCGGGATGAAGCTTGATCAAGCCTTCTTATCTAGTTTAGAGGAAGCAGGCTACTCTATACAGGACGATGTGATACACGTAGCTAAAATTCGTTTGCTCGATACGGTATCTACACCCGTTTCCACTGGGTCCATCGTTCGGGTTCCCGATTTTTCTGAAGTAGAGAAACTGCTGGTTCGCAAATATCCTTCTGAAGGATTGGCCCTAGGGGTTATTGTGGGTACGGAAGAGATCGGAAAACGACTGCCTGCAGAATTAACGGGTGTCGCCCCTTTATATGATGCTCGCGTAGGGGTGATGGGACAAGTTGGAGTGCCTTTTGTATTTGATTATCGAGCTATGAATGAATACCCGCATATTGGTATTTTCGGAGGTTCGGGGTCAGGGAAGTCCTTTGGAATGAGGGTGCTCCTAGAGGAAATTATTAAGAAAAAAGTGCCAACCATTATTTTCGACCCACACTTTGAATTGTCATTCGATGTTCCATTTGAAGGGCTGCCTGCCGGATTTGAAGAGGATTTTCGCAAGCGAACAGCACAGTATACGTTAGGAAAGGATGTAGGGATTGATTTTACTGAGTTGCATGCTCAGGATGTTGTGAGTTTGTTGAACTCTTTAGGCTCCTTCTTAAGCCCTTTGCAAGAGAACGTGGTGGAAACTCTTCACCGCAAGAACATGACGTTTGAGAGATTTCGAGATATTGTCTACAACCTAAAAACAGCCATGGAAGAGGAGAAGAGCCTGCAGACCTCAGATGAGAGAGGCAGAGAATTAAGCCGCTTACTTAATAGTGTTAAAGATAAAATTACGCATATCGGTCCTGTCGATGCGGTTCTCTCTCGGTTAAATATGCTAGATTTGACCGGTCTTGTACGTGGAGACGCACGCCAAGTGGAAGCAGACATGCTATCACGTAAACTCGTGACCATTCGTGGACCGATTAAACAGCTTCGTTTATTCGCTGCCTATCTCACGCGCAGCTATTATCAGAAGAGGCGAGAGTACAAGGATGCCTTGCAGCAAGGAAGAAATCCCTTAGTGAAGTTTCCACCATTCATTGTTGTATGTGATGAAGCGCATAACTTTGCTCCTTCAGGTGGAGATGAACGTTCCCCAACGAAGGACATTATTAAAGAAATAGCTCAAGAAGGAAGAAAATATGGTGTGTTCCTGGTCTTGGCTACCCAACGCCCTGCTACTCTAGATTCTACGGTAAAGGCTCAATTAGCTACCAAGTTCGTCTTTAAGACCAATAACTCAAATGATATTGAAACCATTAAGGAAGAGACGGATTTGTCTCCTGAAGAGACTCGCAGATTGCCCTATTTACCTTCCGGAACGGCCTTTATCTCCTCTTCTCTTACAGGTCGAAGTATCTTGGTGAGAATACGAGTCTCTAAGACTCGAAGTCCGCATATGTTAAATCCTTTTGATGAATTAGATAATGAATTTAAAGGAGAGCAGGACAGGCTGTGGGAGAAGATTGTGAATTCTAAATTACTGCCATGTGGAGCCGGAAATATTGATGTAGCGGAGTGGCAAACCAAATTAGGAATGCCTTTAACAAGGGATCGGATTGTGACGATGCTCGAAGACCTGGTCGATGAGGGCAAGATTCAAAAAGAGCGAGGCATATTTGGTACAGAGTACAGTTTAGTTTAG
- a CDS encoding HRDC domain-containing protein: MLSHVYYLLTLAKPTGEKGKIIIFQRGENYEAHWTSLLDGMEETIIQYTGKEKDKAWQTAEALQLDKGKEGFTPDSPLLTLSLSAIPTPYQFLRKLECFSQKNMNPALFQDLRKWRKYASSKGQIPPYFIATDKLLSILATFIPHNEEELRQIPGIGIAKVEQYGKGILELTQKLEQPYPFPLEWVKDVVSAEELSIWLFEEKVTRDQKREIRREQELEEKKRLLQAMQSGEQIETIVKKLNMSMTQLMKRIIELSTEGYEVIPYLQHEVNRINEKEQIQAVVSTKGATRLKPIFEELYGDGKSLPAREKGEKYNQIRLICTLLQLKSAS, encoded by the coding sequence ATGTTAAGTCATGTTTATTATTTGCTCACCCTTGCTAAACCGACCGGAGAAAAAGGAAAGATTATCATTTTCCAGCGAGGAGAAAATTATGAAGCACATTGGACTTCTCTCTTGGATGGCATGGAAGAAACCATCATCCAATATACCGGTAAAGAGAAGGATAAAGCCTGGCAAACAGCGGAAGCTCTTCAACTAGATAAAGGTAAAGAAGGTTTTACCCCCGATAGTCCTCTGCTTACCCTCTCCCTTTCAGCCATCCCTACACCTTATCAGTTCCTACGCAAGTTAGAATGCTTCTCTCAAAAAAATATGAACCCAGCCTTGTTTCAAGATCTAAGAAAATGGAGAAAGTATGCCTCCTCTAAAGGTCAAATTCCTCCCTATTTCATTGCTACAGATAAGTTGTTATCGATTCTAGCTACATTCATCCCTCATAATGAAGAGGAACTTAGGCAGATTCCTGGTATAGGAATAGCGAAGGTTGAGCAATACGGAAAAGGTATTTTAGAACTTACGCAGAAGCTAGAGCAACCTTATCCCTTTCCGCTGGAGTGGGTGAAGGATGTAGTGAGTGCGGAAGAGCTGTCAATCTGGTTATTTGAAGAAAAAGTAACGCGAGATCAAAAGAGAGAGATAAGAAGGGAGCAAGAACTCGAAGAAAAGAAAAGGCTTCTGCAAGCTATGCAGAGTGGAGAGCAAATAGAAACCATTGTGAAGAAATTGAACATGTCCATGACACAATTAATGAAGAGGATCATTGAATTATCTACAGAAGGTTATGAAGTCATCCCTTATCTGCAACATGAGGTGAATCGCATTAATGAGAAGGAGCAAATACAAGCAGTCGTCTCTACGAAGGGAGCTACAAGGCTTAAACCCATCTTTGAAGAATTATATGGAGATGGCAAGAGTTTGCCGGCTAGGGAAAAAGGGGAGAAGTATAATCAAATTCGACTCATCTGTACTCTCCTACAGTTAAAATCAGCTAGTTAG